The genomic segment TATCAACCTCATATGATTTAGATACATAGCTCATTATTATATTTGCTTTTTGAAACTTAGGATTTAAAAAGAGTCTCTCTCTTATCCTTAAACTCCTCCTTTCTTTTTCTTTTTTATCCATGCCCTCTAATTGAGAGAGCATCTTATCTCTTATCTTATCTTTTCTATCCACTTTTAGCACCATCTTAAAATTATACCCTTAAGCTAAAAATCGTTCAATATTTAAATTAAAGCCCGCTCTTATTGTTTAGCTATCTAGTTGATTTTAATTGTTTTACAACTTAAATAAAACTAAAAATGATAAATAGAAAGATCTAAGGCAGCAGTTTTTAGCTACTCTTCCCTAGATCTACTACGGCAGGTTTGTTCCCATCTATCTCATCATCGGAGAGCAAACAGTAAGAGAGTATGCAGATCTCATCCCCAATCTCACCGCATCTTGCAGCTGGCCCGTAGAGAACGATCTTGCCCGACCCAGCCTCTTCTTCAATCACATAGGTCTGGAGACGCATACCATTATTGTAGTTTAAAACATCTACTTTTTCGTTTCCCAAAATTCCGGCCTTCTTTAAAATGTCTGAATCTATCCCTATGCTGCCTAAATATTTTAATCTCTTCTCAGTTATAACGGCTCGATTAATCTTGGATTTTAAAAACTCTCTTAATTTCATTTTGACTCCTCTTAAATCTAATGGTCTGTTGAAGCACCGCCTTCAACAAAATGGCCAGCTTTATAGCCGTCAGCATCTGTTCGATAGTAGGTCCACCAACGCCTACCAACTGCGCTTCCTGCAGAACCATGCAGGCAATAGAATATCACCGTATTTCCTGTATCATTGTAACGCCATTTATCAGCCGCAAAACTAGTCGTTATCTCCATGTTCGGTACCTGAGCATCTACCTCACTCCCGGTAGGCCAAGCAGGTGTACCGTCAGCCTGACTTTTAAGATAGAGAAGCGAAGCGGCGGCATTAAGTTTTCTTATAGTATATTCATCTGCAGTATTCTTAGCATTGTTGTTGATACCTATAAACTTCGGCACAGCTATAGCTGCAAGAATAACTATAATGACAATCACCATTACAAGCTCTATTAAGGTGAAGCCTTTTTTGTTAAATCTAATCATATCTCTTTTTATTAACCATTTGTAACTAGAATAAATTTTAGCATAAAAAATAGGATTGACAATAAAAAACAACGACATTAGTATTTAGATATATGGAACTTACTCCAAAGAAGCTTAC from the Candidatus Kaelpia aquatica genome contains:
- a CDS encoding aspartate 1-decarboxylase, which encodes MKLREFLKSKINRAVITEKRLKYLGSIGIDSDILKKAGILGNEKVDVLNYNNGMRLQTYVIEEEAGSGKIVLYGPAARCGEIGDEICILSYCLLSDDEIDGNKPAVVDLGKSS
- a CDS encoding prepilin-type N-terminal cleavage/methylation domain-containing protein; translated protein: MIRFNKKGFTLIELVMVIVIIVILAAIAVPKFIGINNNAKNTADEYTIRKLNAAASLLYLKSQADGTPAWPTGSEVDAQVPNMEITTSFAADKWRYNDTGNTVIFYCLHGSAGSAVGRRWWTYYRTDADGYKAGHFVEGGASTDH